Proteins from a single region of Cydia pomonella isolate Wapato2018A chromosome 13, ilCydPomo1, whole genome shotgun sequence:
- the LOC133524107 gene encoding ankyrin repeat domain-containing protein 13D — protein sequence MVLTAEEVKQRYPLHWMVWNDNHEHLKRHLEENTVPTEELELRDPRGRTPLLLAVTLGLTECVKVLIDAGADVNCEKDGWTVVQEATSTGDPGILGLVLSRRDYLRHAVRAGGIPDLLNRLSLAPDFYVEMKWEFTSWVPLVSRMCPFDTYKVYKRGGNVRVDTTLVGFENNHWQRGDRTYIFRGQGANATLTEMDHELGTMWSETLEPATGRAWPPPAPAALAARLSQPIALNYLDTDKISFERNKSGIWGWRQDKTEVVNTYECKVFSANNVELVSKTRTEHLSKADKNKLAPRAPLAGLLALADRDSGATTPTTPDSFPEEDIANRMTNSRSQQELAVTWQEYFSDEPLERDIGKPKEVTTKVQKFRATLWLCEDYPLELQEQIMPILDLMASMSSPHFAKLKDFIQMQLPAGFPVKIEIPLFHVLNARITFGNIFGTETPVPHVECIQEGDRLSCIVDDACFNLAKGYRDALATDERIACSMEHDESLLQYAIQQSLMDPGTHEDQVDVWEALRGARASPSASPRPRSPLPPQGVHVDLLAHEERQLQKAIEASLAAITLSTPSPASTPTDPALQEAIEESARELANRRAELEAEQRELDEALRRSLLDH from the exons ATGGTTTTAACGGCTGAAGAAGTTAAACAACGCTATCCTCTACATTGGATGGTGTGGAACGATAATCATGAACATTTGAAGAGACATTTAGAAGAAAATAcg GTTCCAACGGAAGAATTGGAGCTCCGGGACCCCCGAGGTCGGACCCCACTGTTGTTGGCGGTAACACTGGGCTTGACCGAGTGTGTTAAAGTGCTGATTGACGCCGGCGCTGATGTCAACTGCGAGAAAGATGGTTGGACGG TGGTCCAAGAGGCGACGTCGACGGGCGACCCCGGTATCCTAGGTTTAGTGTTGTCCCGGCGGGACTATTTGCGGCACGCGGTGCGGGCAGGGGGCATCCCGGACCTATTGAACCGACTCAGTCTGGCCCCGGATTTCTATGTGGAGATGAAATGGGAATTTACCAGTTGGG TGCCTTTAGTATCGCGGATGTGTCCATTCGACACGTATAAAGTATACAAGCGGGGCGGTAACGTGCGCGTCGACACCACCCTCGTCGGTTTCGAGAACAACCACTGGCAGAGGGGCGACAGGACGTATATATTTAGGGGACAGG GTGCGAACGCAACTCTAACGGAAATGGACCACGAGCTAGGCACGATGTGGAGTGAGACCCTGGAGCCGGCGACGGGGCGCGCCtggccgccgcccgcgcccgccgccctcGCCGCAAGACTGTCGCAGCCCATTGCGCTTAACTATTTAGACACTGACAAAATTAGCTTTGAGAG aaataaaagcGGAATTTGGGGATGGAGGCAAGACAAGACAGAAGTGGTCAACACGTACGAGTGCAAAGTGTTCAGCGCGAACAACGTCGAGCTAGTTTCCAAAACTAGGACCGAACATCTGTCTAAAGCAGACAAAAACAAGCTGGCGCCCCGGGCGCCTTTAGCGGGGCTGCTGGCGCTCGCGGACCGCGACAGTGGCGCCACCACCCCCACCACTCCCGACTCG TTCCCAGAAGAAGACATCGCAAACAGGATGACAAACTCGCGGTCACAGCAGGAGCTCGCGGTCACGTGGCAGGAGTACTTCTCCGACGAGCCGCTAGAGAGAGACATCGGCAAGCCGAAGGAAGTCACCACTAAAGTGCAAAAGTTCAGAGCCACGCTGTGGCTGTGTGAAGACTACCCGTTAGAG CTCCAAGAGCAGATAATGCCTATCCTGGACCTGATGGCGTCCATGTCGTCCCCGCATTTCGCCAAGCTGAAGGACTTTATACAGATGCAGCTGCCCGCCGGCTTCCCAGTCAAAATTG AAATCCCCCTATTCCACGTGCTAAACGCCCGTATAACGTTCGGCAACATATTCGGCACGGAAACGCCGGTGCCACACGTAGAATGCATACAAGAAGGCGATCGCCTGTCGTGTATAGTGGACGATGCGTGCTTCAATCTGGCCAAGGGTTACAG GGATGCACTAGCGACCGACGAACGGATAGCATGCAGTATGGAGCACGACGAGAGTTTACTGCAGTACGCCATCCAGCAGAGCCTCATGGATCCCGGCACTCATGAGGATCAG GTGGACGTGTGGGAGGcgctgcgcggcgcgcgcgcgtcgCCGTCCGCCTCGCCGCGGCCGcgctcgccgctgccgccgcaaGGGGTCCACGTCGACCTGCTCGCGCACGAGGAGCGCCAGCTGCAGAA
- the LOC133524113 gene encoding dnaJ homolog subfamily C member 28, whose product MIKCILLSERLGPIIYKLGSTQNRTLTIVTDTQIEECYNILKIPVNSKQDVVRTAFLDLAKIYHPDSGSPEACIEKFVDIENAFRILTKHNTGKSSQEDVEKIVHDIRHTAPQHRQYLSFDGVGYGTPFQRQKQWAQARAQRAATNVMEHRVSKAVASENTLMKKGQTYGKKHDIKTKYGFDRLVEDLIQESMSKGEFEKLSGIGKPLKDQNTNPYVDFTTHKLNEVLINNGFVPEWITMNKEIDQDIEALKDEIKRDRSYLGPYPLSDQDLPKWDRICEANRELAKSINIKINTYNLIVPLINNQKFHVDFDKICEDVLVSGVHSVKPDSKVKEKVVPIISNSSDHDFIGVFFKALGDLFSFKSKKNVDS is encoded by the exons ATGATCAAATGCATCCTTTTGTCTGAAAGACTTGGTCCCATAATTTATAAACTGGGATCTACACAAAACAGAACTTTGACAATAGTGACCGACACACAAATCGAA GAATGCTACAATATCCTGAAAATCCCAGTTAATTCTAAACAAGACGTAGTGCGAACAGCGTTTTTAGATTTAGCCAAAATTTACCACCCGGACTCTGGTTCACCAGAAGCTTGTATTGAGAAATTTGTGGACATCGAAAATGCGTTCCGTATACTTACCAAACACAACACGGGAAAGAGCAGCCAAGAAGATGTGGAGAAAATAGTTCATGATATTAGA CACACAGCGCCACAGCACCGGCAGTACCTGAGCTTCGATGGCGTGGGCTATGGCACTCCGTTTCAGAGACAAAAGCAGTGGGCTCAGGCCCGCGCTCAGCGGGCAGCAACCAACGTAATGGAGCACCGGGTCTCTAAGGCCGTAGCTTCGGAAAACACACTTATGAAGAAGGGTCAG aCTTACGGAAAGAAGCACGACATTAAAACGAAATATGGCTTCGACCGTTTAGTGGAAGACCTTATCCAAGAATCGATGTCGAAGGGCGAGTTCGAGAAGCTAAGCGGGATTGGCAAACCCTTAAAGGATCAGAACACGAATCCTTACGTCGACTTTACTACGCACAAGTTGAATGAG GTGCTTATAAACAACGGTTTCGTCCCAGAATGGATAACGATGAACAAAGAAATAGATCAGGACATCGAAGCCCTAAAGGACGAGATCAAACGCGACAGGAGCTACCTCGGCCCTTACCCTTTATCAGACCAGGACCTCCCAAAATGGGACCGCATATGCGAAGCGAACCGGGAACTTGCCAAatctataaacattaaaattaatacgtATAATTTAATAGTCCCTTTGATAAATAATCAGAAGTTCCATGTAGATTTCGACAAGATATGCGAAGATGTTTTGGTGAGTGGAGTACATTCAGTGAAACCAGATAGTAAAGTTAAGGAAAAGGTTGTACCAATAATTTCTAACAGTTCAGACCACGATTTTATTGGAGTGTTCTTTAAAGCGTTAGGGGATTTATTCAGTTTCAAATCTAAGAAAAATGTTGATAGCTAA